In Neoarius graeffei isolate fNeoGra1 chromosome 15, fNeoGra1.pri, whole genome shotgun sequence, a single genomic region encodes these proteins:
- the nr2f6b gene encoding nuclear receptor subfamily 2 group F member 6b isoform X1, producing the protein MAMVGGGWGNPNGSTNGLGEKGYLRGEEDESSPQAGNSDAEGGEDDKACVVDCVVCGDKSSGKHYGVFTCEGCKSFFKRSIRRNLSYTCRSNRECQIDQHHRNQCQYCRLKKCFRVGMRKEAVQRGRIPPSHSGISPTSMVSAGGGGPGGPGMASDFFNGQPAPELISQLLRAEPYPSSRYGAQCGQQLPGGHGSVMGIDSICELAARLLFSTIEWARNIPFFPDLPVSEQVALLRLSWSELFILNAAQSALPLHMAPLLAAAGFHASPMSAERVVSFMDQVRVFQDQVDKLTRLQVDSAEYSCLKAIALFSPDACGLTDPAHVESLQEKAQVALTEYERMQYPTQPQRFGRLLLRLPSLRAVPANLISQLFFMRLVGKTPIETLIRDMQLSGSSISWPYVPGQ; encoded by the exons ATGGCCATGGTGGGTGGGGGATGGGGCAACCCTAATGGGAGCACCAATGGCCTGGGGGAGAAGGGCTACCTGCGGGGGGAGGAGGATGAGAGCTCTCCCCAGGCAGGGAACAGCGATGCCGAGGGTGGAGAGGATGACAAGGCCTGCGTGGTGGACTGCGTGGTGTGCGGCGACAAGTCCAGCGGGAAGCACTACGGCGTCTTCACCTGCGAGGGCTGCAAGAGCTTCTTCAAGAGGAGCATCCGTCGCAACCTCAGCTACACATGCAG atcaaATCGAGAATGTCAGATTGATCAACATCATCGTAACCAGTGTCAATACTGCCGTCTGAAAAAATGCTTTCGTGTGGGTATGAGAAAGGAAG CAGTCCAGCGTGGACGCATTCCTCCATCACACTCAGGTATCAGTCCAACTTCCATGGTCTCAGCTGGTGGAGGTGGGCCAGGAGGACCAGGCATGGCCAGTGACTTTTTCAATGGCCAGCCGGCGCCTGAGCTTATCTCACAGCTCCTGAGAGCTGAACCTTACCCCAGCAGCCGCTACGGAGCTCAGTGTGGTCAACAGTTACCTGGAGGCCACGGCTCCGTCATGGGCATTGATAGTATTTGTGAGTTGGCTGCCCGACTACTCTTCAGCACCATTGAGTGGGCCCGGAACATTCCCTTCTTTCCTGACTTACCTGTCTCGGAGCAAGTGGCCCTGCTGCGCCTCAGCTGGAGTGAACTGTTCATCCTCAATGCAGCACAGTCAGCCCTGCCTCTACACATGGCCCCTCTGCTGGCTGCTGCTGGCTTCCACGCTTCTCCCATGTCTGCTGAGCGTGTGGTCTCCTTCATGGACCAGGTGCGAGTCTTCCAAGACCAGGTGGATAAGCTCACACGACTACAGGTTGATTCTGCTGAATACAGCTGCCTCAAAGCCATAGCCCTCTTTTCACCAG ATGCATGTGGACTGACAGACCCAGCCCATGTGGAGAGTCTGCAGGAGAAGGCTCAGGTGGCTCTGACTGAATACGAACGCATGCAGTATCCGACTCAACCACAGCGCTTCGGTCGCCTCCTTCTCCGCCTGCCCTCACTGAGAGCTGTCCCCGCAAACCTCATATCTCAGCTCTTTTTCATGCGGCTGGTGGGCAAGACGCCCATCGAGACACTCATTCGTGACATGCAGCTCTCTGGCAGCTCTATTAGCTGGCCTTACGTGCCTGGACAGTAG
- the nr2f6b gene encoding nuclear receptor subfamily 2 group F member 6b isoform X2, with protein sequence MAMVGGGWGNPNGSTNGLGEKGYLRGEEDESSPQAGNSDAEGGEDDKACVVDCVVCGDKSSGKHYGVFTCEGCKSFFKRSIRRNLSYTCRSNRECQIDQHHRNQCQYCRLKKCFRVGMRKEVQRGRIPPSHSGISPTSMVSAGGGGPGGPGMASDFFNGQPAPELISQLLRAEPYPSSRYGAQCGQQLPGGHGSVMGIDSICELAARLLFSTIEWARNIPFFPDLPVSEQVALLRLSWSELFILNAAQSALPLHMAPLLAAAGFHASPMSAERVVSFMDQVRVFQDQVDKLTRLQVDSAEYSCLKAIALFSPDACGLTDPAHVESLQEKAQVALTEYERMQYPTQPQRFGRLLLRLPSLRAVPANLISQLFFMRLVGKTPIETLIRDMQLSGSSISWPYVPGQ encoded by the exons ATGGCCATGGTGGGTGGGGGATGGGGCAACCCTAATGGGAGCACCAATGGCCTGGGGGAGAAGGGCTACCTGCGGGGGGAGGAGGATGAGAGCTCTCCCCAGGCAGGGAACAGCGATGCCGAGGGTGGAGAGGATGACAAGGCCTGCGTGGTGGACTGCGTGGTGTGCGGCGACAAGTCCAGCGGGAAGCACTACGGCGTCTTCACCTGCGAGGGCTGCAAGAGCTTCTTCAAGAGGAGCATCCGTCGCAACCTCAGCTACACATGCAG atcaaATCGAGAATGTCAGATTGATCAACATCATCGTAACCAGTGTCAATACTGCCGTCTGAAAAAATGCTTTCGTGTGGGTATGAGAAAGGAAG TCCAGCGTGGACGCATTCCTCCATCACACTCAGGTATCAGTCCAACTTCCATGGTCTCAGCTGGTGGAGGTGGGCCAGGAGGACCAGGCATGGCCAGTGACTTTTTCAATGGCCAGCCGGCGCCTGAGCTTATCTCACAGCTCCTGAGAGCTGAACCTTACCCCAGCAGCCGCTACGGAGCTCAGTGTGGTCAACAGTTACCTGGAGGCCACGGCTCCGTCATGGGCATTGATAGTATTTGTGAGTTGGCTGCCCGACTACTCTTCAGCACCATTGAGTGGGCCCGGAACATTCCCTTCTTTCCTGACTTACCTGTCTCGGAGCAAGTGGCCCTGCTGCGCCTCAGCTGGAGTGAACTGTTCATCCTCAATGCAGCACAGTCAGCCCTGCCTCTACACATGGCCCCTCTGCTGGCTGCTGCTGGCTTCCACGCTTCTCCCATGTCTGCTGAGCGTGTGGTCTCCTTCATGGACCAGGTGCGAGTCTTCCAAGACCAGGTGGATAAGCTCACACGACTACAGGTTGATTCTGCTGAATACAGCTGCCTCAAAGCCATAGCCCTCTTTTCACCAG ATGCATGTGGACTGACAGACCCAGCCCATGTGGAGAGTCTGCAGGAGAAGGCTCAGGTGGCTCTGACTGAATACGAACGCATGCAGTATCCGACTCAACCACAGCGCTTCGGTCGCCTCCTTCTCCGCCTGCCCTCACTGAGAGCTGTCCCCGCAAACCTCATATCTCAGCTCTTTTTCATGCGGCTGGTGGGCAAGACGCCCATCGAGACACTCATTCGTGACATGCAGCTCTCTGGCAGCTCTATTAGCTGGCCTTACGTGCCTGGACAGTAG